In a single window of the Natronosalvus caseinilyticus genome:
- a CDS encoding PH domain-containing protein, whose translation MERLEPRIRWVWIVAAVVRTAILGTVLGGLLAALQTREVLAIGMDRILLGTVALAVLVSLVRAAVAWRRYAVFGFTLRDQSLYIERGVFTRIKTVIPYVRVQHVDSRRSPLERALGLGTLVVYTAGSRNADVAIPGLTPDRAEALQERLRELTIETNGEDAV comes from the coding sequence ATGGAACGACTCGAGCCGAGGATTCGTTGGGTCTGGATCGTCGCTGCCGTCGTTCGAACCGCGATACTGGGCACCGTCCTCGGCGGCCTCCTGGCGGCGTTACAGACTCGCGAAGTGCTGGCGATCGGAATGGATCGGATTCTTCTCGGAACCGTCGCCCTCGCCGTCCTCGTCTCCCTCGTCCGGGCCGCCGTCGCCTGGCGCCGGTACGCCGTGTTCGGCTTCACGCTCCGCGACCAGTCGCTGTACATCGAGCGCGGCGTCTTCACCCGGATCAAGACCGTAATCCCCTACGTCCGCGTTCAACACGTCGACTCCAGGCGGTCGCCGCTCGAGCGAGCCCTCGGACTCGGGACGCTCGTGGTCTACACGGCAGGGTCCAGGAACGCCGACGTGGCGATTCCCGGCCTTACGCCCGACCGGGCCGAGGCGTTACAGGAACGGCTCCGCGAACTCACGATCGAAACCAACGGTGAAGACGCCGTATGA
- a CDS encoding transcriptional regulator, which produces MHTCRNCNQSFQTSLALEIHRDSCEKGQLYCQVCGERFRERDATRDGWHYACPTADCDGEGLHEDLYEIDAIRKATH; this is translated from the coding sequence ATGCACACCTGTCGTAACTGCAACCAGTCGTTCCAGACGTCGCTCGCCCTCGAGATCCACCGGGACTCGTGTGAGAAAGGGCAACTGTACTGTCAGGTCTGTGGGGAGCGATTCCGGGAACGCGACGCGACTCGAGACGGGTGGCACTACGCGTGCCCGACGGCGGACTGTGACGGCGAGGGACTCCACGAGGACCTCTACGAAATCGACGCGATTCGCAAGGCAACCCACTGA
- a CDS encoding class II fumarate hydratase, whose amino-acid sequence MGDEFRMEEDSLGEMQVPADAYWGAQTQRAVENFPISGITFGRRFVRALGVVKKAAAQANRDLELIDDEIADAIVEAADEVIAGELDDQFPVDVFQTGSGTSSNMNANEVIANRAAEIMGSEIGDRVVHPNDHVNFGQSSNDVIPTAMHVASLEAVEKDVIPGLDTLRQALEAKEAEFDDVVKTGRTHLQDATPVTLGQEFGGYRTQVAKGLARVDKTREHLAELALGGTAVGTGLNTHPEFPGRAAEYITKETGVQFREADDHFEAQAAHDAMSEAHGALRVVAGSLNKIANDLRLLASGPRNGLGEIEQPENQPGSSIMPGKINPVVAEAVNQVHKQVVGNDAAIAAGAAEGQIDLNLYKPVLAHNFLESAELLSNASTVFADRFVRKLEANREFCERQVEQSMALATSLNVHIGYDKASEVAKTALKENKTVREVALEKGYLTEDEADEVLDPRKMTERGILGDE is encoded by the coding sequence ATGGGAGACGAGTTTCGCATGGAGGAGGACAGTCTCGGCGAGATGCAGGTCCCGGCCGACGCCTACTGGGGCGCACAGACCCAGCGCGCGGTCGAGAACTTCCCCATCTCGGGGATCACGTTCGGCCGCCGGTTCGTTCGCGCCCTCGGCGTCGTCAAGAAGGCCGCAGCCCAGGCCAACCGCGACCTCGAGTTGATCGACGACGAGATTGCCGACGCCATCGTCGAGGCGGCCGACGAGGTTATCGCCGGCGAACTGGACGACCAGTTCCCCGTCGACGTGTTCCAGACCGGGTCTGGCACCTCCTCGAACATGAACGCCAACGAGGTCATCGCCAACCGCGCCGCCGAGATCATGGGATCGGAGATCGGTGACCGCGTCGTCCACCCGAACGACCACGTCAACTTCGGCCAGTCGAGCAACGACGTGATCCCGACGGCAATGCACGTTGCGAGCCTCGAAGCCGTCGAGAAGGACGTCATTCCAGGCCTCGACACGCTTCGTCAGGCGCTCGAGGCCAAAGAGGCGGAGTTCGACGACGTCGTCAAGACTGGCCGGACGCACCTCCAGGACGCCACACCCGTGACCCTCGGCCAGGAGTTCGGCGGCTACCGAACCCAGGTCGCGAAGGGGCTCGCCCGCGTCGACAAGACTCGCGAGCACCTCGCGGAGCTCGCCCTCGGCGGAACCGCGGTGGGTACAGGGCTGAACACCCACCCCGAATTCCCCGGACGTGCCGCCGAGTACATCACGAAAGAGACTGGCGTCCAGTTCCGCGAAGCCGACGACCACTTCGAGGCCCAGGCCGCCCACGACGCCATGTCGGAGGCCCACGGTGCGCTTCGCGTCGTCGCGGGCTCGCTCAACAAGATCGCCAACGACCTCCGACTGCTGGCCTCCGGCCCTCGAAACGGGCTCGGCGAAATCGAACAGCCCGAGAACCAGCCCGGCTCGTCGATCATGCCCGGCAAGATCAACCCCGTCGTCGCCGAGGCCGTGAATCAGGTCCACAAACAGGTCGTCGGTAACGACGCTGCCATCGCTGCCGGCGCTGCCGAGGGCCAGATCGACCTCAACCTCTACAAGCCCGTCCTCGCACACAACTTCCTCGAGTCCGCCGAACTCCTCTCGAACGCGAGCACGGTATTCGCCGACCGCTTCGTCCGCAAACTCGAGGCCAACCGGGAGTTCTGTGAACGGCAGGTCGAGCAGTCGATGGCGCTCGCCACCTCCCTCAACGTCCACATCGGCTACGACAAGGCCAGCGAGGTCGCGAAGACGGCGCTCAAGGAGAACAAGACGGTTCGGGAGGTCGCCCTCGAGAAGGGCTACCTCACGGAGGACGAGGCTGACGAGGTGCTCGACCCGCGGAAGATGACCGAGCGCGGCATCCTCGGCGACGAGTAA
- a CDS encoding PH domain-containing protein: MSDSSIHRLHPLSALTTTLRSAVVGLSMPFFFVSVLSAVFDAVSVTWALYLAPVGLLVGAGYGLAYYYRFEYALTNDTVDVASGVFSRRAREIPYRRIQNVDVRQGVFHRVVGLAVVSIETAGGGETEAALDFVGEDEAKRLQREIRRRTARRVGETEAATGTSAPAPRSTSTPDETDQREHDRDRGSGSEHLSSGQTSASTDSGLEASTTETTEAETGTEAPFEDDRPTLLFALDARELLLYAFTTVRPAAAAGVLALAFFFTDQVGALLLATAQPFGGPASFTDATPTGYVALGIASVINAVVVTYAVSVAYTFATYYDFRLGRAGDDFVYERGLLQRYSGSVPAEKVQSVTITDNPLQRVLGYAGLWVETAGYGPDSSSGSTSAVPLARVERVQTFAENLTGTEPPRFESPPTVARRRYLVRYALAAAVLVGVAFGISNLTGFGTEYWYLSAAIFFAVPPAAHLRYVNLGYHVGDDHLVIRRGFWRRRTTVIPYYRIQTVSNRRSIFQRRLGLTSVVVDTASSQTFVWKTPTIYDVDLEDGRAVASTGRKRLQTALGERRDATDEGPRFSVDFT; encoded by the coding sequence ATGTCGGACTCGAGTATCCATCGCCTCCACCCGTTGAGCGCGCTCACGACCACGCTCCGGTCGGCCGTCGTCGGGCTCTCGATGCCGTTCTTCTTCGTGAGCGTACTGAGCGCCGTCTTCGACGCTGTCTCCGTCACCTGGGCCCTCTATCTCGCGCCCGTCGGACTGCTCGTCGGCGCCGGATACGGCCTCGCGTACTACTACCGGTTCGAGTACGCGCTCACCAACGACACGGTCGACGTCGCCTCCGGCGTCTTCTCCCGGCGCGCTCGAGAGATCCCCTACCGACGCATCCAGAACGTCGACGTGCGCCAGGGGGTGTTCCACCGCGTGGTGGGACTCGCCGTCGTCTCGATCGAAACCGCGGGCGGTGGCGAGACGGAAGCGGCACTCGACTTCGTCGGCGAGGACGAAGCGAAACGGCTCCAACGCGAAATTCGGCGACGAACCGCCAGACGAGTCGGTGAGACCGAGGCCGCCACCGGTACGTCCGCTCCAGCTCCACGCTCCACGAGCACGCCGGACGAAACCGACCAGCGCGAGCACGACCGCGACCGTGGGAGCGGGTCCGAGCACCTCTCGAGCGGCCAGACCTCGGCCTCCACGGACTCGGGTCTCGAGGCATCGACCACGGAGACGACGGAGGCGGAGACGGGGACAGAGGCGCCGTTCGAGGACGACCGGCCGACGCTACTGTTCGCACTTGACGCCCGAGAGCTGTTGCTCTACGCGTTCACGACCGTTCGTCCAGCGGCGGCCGCCGGCGTCCTCGCGCTCGCGTTCTTCTTCACCGACCAGGTGGGGGCGCTGTTGCTCGCGACGGCTCAGCCGTTCGGCGGGCCTGCCTCGTTCACGGATGCGACGCCCACAGGGTACGTCGCCCTGGGGATCGCCTCGGTGATCAACGCTGTCGTCGTCACCTACGCCGTCAGCGTCGCCTACACCTTCGCCACCTACTACGACTTCCGGCTTGGCCGTGCCGGCGACGACTTCGTCTACGAGCGCGGCCTGCTCCAGCGCTATAGCGGCTCAGTTCCAGCCGAGAAGGTCCAGTCGGTGACGATCACCGACAATCCGCTCCAGCGCGTCCTCGGCTACGCCGGCCTCTGGGTCGAAACCGCCGGTTACGGCCCGGACTCGAGCAGTGGAAGCACGTCCGCCGTCCCGCTGGCGAGGGTCGAGCGGGTCCAGACGTTCGCAGAGAACCTCACGGGCACCGAACCCCCGCGATTCGAGTCGCCACCGACAGTCGCTCGTCGACGCTACCTCGTGCGCTACGCGCTCGCCGCGGCAGTTCTCGTGGGGGTCGCGTTCGGAATTTCGAACCTGACCGGCTTCGGGACGGAGTACTGGTATCTCTCGGCAGCCATCTTCTTCGCGGTGCCCCCTGCAGCCCACCTGCGCTACGTCAACCTCGGCTATCACGTCGGCGACGACCACCTCGTGATCCGCCGGGGCTTCTGGCGGCGGCGAACGACCGTGATTCCGTACTACCGGATCCAAACCGTATCGAATCGCCGGTCGATCTTCCAGCGTCGACTCGGGCTGACCTCGGTCGTCGTCGACACGGCTAGCTCTCAGACGTTCGTCTGGAAGACGCCGACCATCTACGACGTCGACCTCGAGGACGGCCGTGCCGTCGCCTCGACGGGCCGAAAACGGTTGCAGACCGCCCTGGGCGAGCGCCGCGACGCGACGGACGAGGGGCCACGGTTTTCGGTGGATTTTACCTGA
- a CDS encoding PH domain-containing protein produces MESLHPRIRLVWIARWVLLATLLGVAVSAVDQWLYSIPVAVTVAVVALALVLGVVYAVVLYGRWHFDLQEDALYLERGVVTFVETAVPFVRVQHVDTQFGPVERALGLSSVVVYTAGSRNADVRVPGLTPERARRLQDTLRELAVESEADDGV; encoded by the coding sequence ATGGAATCGTTGCATCCGCGCATTCGCCTGGTGTGGATCGCTCGGTGGGTGCTGCTGGCGACCCTCCTCGGCGTCGCCGTCAGCGCGGTCGACCAGTGGCTGTACTCGATCCCGGTCGCCGTGACGGTCGCCGTCGTCGCGCTCGCACTCGTTCTCGGCGTCGTCTACGCCGTCGTCCTCTACGGGCGCTGGCACTTCGACCTCCAGGAGGACGCGCTCTACCTCGAGCGGGGCGTCGTGACGTTCGTCGAGACGGCCGTCCCGTTCGTCCGCGTCCAGCACGTCGACACGCAGTTCGGCCCCGTCGAGCGCGCACTGGGCCTCTCGAGCGTCGTGGTCTACACGGCCGGCTCACGAAACGCGGACGTGCGGGTCCCGGGACTCACCCCCGAACGCGCCCGTCGGCTGCAGGACACGCTCCGCGAACTGGCCGTCGAGAGCGAGGCCGACGACGGCGTATGA
- a CDS encoding BolA family protein — protein MEPEAVESLIESELEDADVTVGRARGDHDDDHLAATVVSPAFEGLPLVQQHQRVYDALEGHMTTDIHALELSTYTPAEYAERVDD, from the coding sequence ATGGAACCCGAAGCCGTCGAATCCCTCATCGAATCCGAACTCGAGGACGCCGACGTGACCGTCGGTCGCGCCCGCGGCGACCACGACGACGATCACCTGGCGGCGACGGTCGTCTCGCCGGCGTTCGAAGGCCTCCCCCTCGTCCAGCAACACCAGCGCGTCTACGACGCCCTCGAGGGCCACATGACGACGGACATACACGCCCTCGAACTGTCGACGTATACGCCCGCGGAGTACGCCGAGCGCGTCGACGACTGA
- a CDS encoding DUF7523 family protein → MSLAADTRRAVDAHPFLHTALRAGVVNYTAAARFLAVDGEADAIATALRRYADELEPLESDERGVRVRMQSGVGPVDDPDEALLAVGSTVLGTGGNSSPYTVIVATGAVDAWAVSTALASLTIAGIEVVAVGFEPGTLLVAVERLDGANTVRAVERTLE, encoded by the coding sequence ATGTCACTCGCAGCCGACACGCGACGGGCGGTCGACGCCCACCCGTTTCTCCACACCGCGCTCCGTGCAGGCGTGGTGAACTACACTGCCGCCGCTCGTTTTCTCGCAGTGGACGGCGAAGCCGATGCGATCGCGACGGCGCTCAGACGCTACGCCGACGAACTCGAACCGCTCGAGTCGGACGAGCGGGGCGTCCGCGTTCGCATGCAAAGCGGCGTCGGGCCGGTCGACGATCCCGACGAAGCGCTCCTGGCAGTCGGCTCGACCGTCCTCGGCACCGGGGGCAACTCGAGTCCGTATACGGTCATCGTCGCGACGGGTGCGGTGGATGCATGGGCGGTTTCGACGGCACTCGCGTCGCTGACCATCGCCGGTATCGAGGTGGTCGCCGTCGGGTTCGAACCCGGAACGCTGCTCGTCGCGGTCGAGCGTCTCGATGGGGCGAACACCGTTCGAGCGGTCGAGAGGACGCTCGAGTGA